AGCTAAAAATAATGAGGAAAGAAGCCTTATTCTTAAATCTATTGGCCCGGTTTGGGATGGAAACGAAGTTTGGCTACTTGCCGCGGGAGGCTCATTATATTTAGCTTTTCCTCCACTTTATGCTATTAGTTTTAGTGGTTTTTACTTACCTTTAATGATGGTTGTTTGGCTGTTAATTTTTAGGGCTTGTGGTATTGAATTTCGCATGCACCTTAATAATAGCCTTTGGCAACAATTTTTTGATGCTGTTTTTTCTATTTCTAGCTTGCTTATCACTATATTTTTAGGTGCTGCTTTAGGTAATGTAATTCGTGGTGTTGCAATAGATAAAACTGGTTACTTTTTTGCTCCTCTTTGGACAAATTTTCTTACAGGCGGTAGTCCTGGCATTATAGATTGGTATACTTTACTTACAGCTATATTAGCAACAATTGTTTTAACAACTCATGGTTCACTTTATGTTGTACTTAAAACAGAAAGTGAAATAAATTTACGAACTAGAAAATTAATAAAAATCCTTTGGCCCTTGCAAATAATTCTTTCTATTGTTTACCTAGCAGCAACTTTTTTTATTCGTCCAGAAATTCTTAATAACTATAAAACTTATATTTGGGGCTGGATTTTTCCCTTAATAGTAATAGCTAGTTTAATAGGAATAGTTTTTTATTTAAGCAAAAACAAAGAATTTTTAGCTTTTCTGTCTTCATGTGCTTATATTATTGGTATGTTAGGCGGAGCGGCATTTGCACTTTATCCAAATTTGCTTCCTGCAATTGACCCTACAGCAAGCTTAACGGTTTATAATAGTGCAGCTAGTTTTTATAGCTTAAAGGTTGGTTTTGCTTGGTGGATAGTGGGTTTTTTGTTAGTAACTGTTTATTTTACTTATCTTTACCGCCATTTTGCAGGTAAAGTTACTTTAGATAATGCAAATAGCACTCATTAAGCTTCTTTATCTAAAATTTTCTCTAGAAAACAATAGCTAGTAAATTTAAGGATTTTGCAATTAGGCACAATAGCTTAACTATTATGCCTAATTTAAGAATAAAAATTTTACTCTACAAATTCTATATCTACTTGATTAGGAATGACTCCAGCTTTGTAACCTTCTGCTAATAAAAGTTTTACAGCTTTACGTCCGGCCTCACCATAATCTAAAGTTAGCTCATTAACATACATTCCAACAAATTTATCGGCTAGACTAGCATCTAAATCACGGGCAAATTGTAAGGCATAATCTAAGGCTTCTTTGCGATGATCCAACGAATATTGAATGCTAGCTTTTAACAAATCACTTACTCTTTTGCGTAATGCTGGCTCTAAATCCCGGCGAATTACATTTCCACCTAATGGAAGCGGTAAGCCTGTACGCTCAAACCACCATTCACCCAAATCTACAATTTTATGTAGCCCTGAACGCTCATAAGTAAGTTGTCCTTCATGAATAATTAGCCCTGCTTCAAATTTGCCTGATGAAACTTGGTCTATGATTTGGTCAAATGGGACTACTTCATATTCAAATTCAGACATGTAAAGTCTTAAAGCTAAATAAGCTGTGGTCATTGTTCCAGGAACAGCTATTTTTTGATTTTTTAGCTCTTCTTTAGTGAATGGTTTACGAGCTATTACCATTGGCCCGTAATTATCCCCCATACTTGCCCCTGAAGGTAGCAGTGCATATTTATCAGCTAAATAAGCATAAGCATGAAAAGAAATCGCTGTAACATCATATTCAAGGTTAAATGCAGCGCGGTTTAAGCTCTCAATATCTCTTAAAACATGACTAAATTTTAGTTCTCCAGTGTCAATTTTATCCTTGGCTAAGGCATAAAACATAAATGCGTCATCAGAATCAGGACTATGTGCAACTTTTATTTCCATTATTTTTTTATTCCACCTTAATTAAACTACCATTTCTAACATAGGCTCTACAGGGTTATAAAGCGTATCGCGTTCTACAGCTTGAAAGCCGGCTTCTTGGATTAAATGAACAATTTCATTACGAGAGGCTTCACGCTCAGAAACTTGCCCAGCAGCAAAAGTTATCCTCTCCTCCATTACTGTCCCATCCATATCATTAGCTCCAAAATGTAATGCAACCTGGGCCAAATGCTTACCTAGCATTACCCAATAAGCTTTAATATGGTCAAAATTGTCTAGTAGCAATCTTGAGACAGCTATAGTCTTTAAGCTATCAACTCCTGATGGGCCAGGCAAATGAGAAAGTTCTGTATCTTTAGGATGAAAGGCTAGTGGGATAAGACATTGAAAGGCTTTTGTTGCATCTTGTAATTCTCGTAGTTTGATCAAATGATCTACACGATGATGATAATTTTCAATATGTCCATAAAGCATTGTTGCATTAGAACGTATACCCGCCTGATGAACTTTTCTTGACATATCTATCCAGCGTTTAGCAGAGGTTTTATGCTTACAAATTTTCTTTCTTACTTCTTCGTTAAAAATTTCTGCTCCGCCTCCAGGACAAGAATCTAAACCCGCTTCCCGTAGCCGTCTGATTATTTCTTCGTCTGTTGTGTGAGTTATTCGCTTAAAATGGTCAAGTTCAACCATAGTAAAAGCTTTTAAGTGTAAGCTTGGATAAGCTTTTTTGATAGAAGAAAGAACGTCTAAATAATACTCAAACTTTAATTTAGGATGTAGTCCGCCAACAATATGAACTTCTGTTGCACCTGCTCTGTAAGCTTGTCCTGCCATTTCAACACATTGTTCTACTGTAAAAGTATATGCACCTTCCTGGCCGGGTTTTCGGTAATAAGCACAAAAGGCACAATCCCAATAACAAACATTTGTTGGGTTTAAGTGGCGATTCATATTGTAGTAAGTAACATTACCATGTCGTCTTCGTCTTACTGTGTTGGCAAGTCGGCCCAAGGTAGGCAAATCATCTGTTTCAAAAAGCCTTACTCCATCCTCAAAGCTAAGTCTCTCACCTGCTAACACTTTTTCTTCAATATCTATCAAATTATTTTTATCTCTATCCATAAATAAATTGTTCCTAAAGTCTTAATCTGCGGGTGTTTCTATTTTATGAGTGCAAAGTGATAAGTACAAGCCAGCCTAGCTAATGCCTAGATTTTCATTATTAAAATTATCATAACCATAGAATCTAAGGCATAAATGATCTTTAACAGTAAAAAATATGGTTTTTTAATTTGATTCGGAATTTTATCTTGTTAAATAAAATTTTAACTTTATAATCTGCGGTATGGACAAACTTGATGCACAAATAATTCGCTTATTAATAGCAGATAGTCATATCACCAACAGCAAGTTGGCTAAAAAAATAGGCTTATCTGAATCTGCAACTTTAGAGCGTGTTAAACGCCTAGAGGCAATGCAAGTTATTCGTAGATATACGGTTGAAGTAGATCTGGAAAAAATTGGACACTCTTTAGAAGTATTTATGACTTTTACCTTAAAAAATCAGGACGTTACAGAGCTAGAAAACTTTATGAGCGCAATGCAAAACCTAGATGAAGTGCTAAGTTGCGCTCAAGTATTGGGACGTTTTGATTTTATCGCACACATAGCCGTTAGAGATGTTAAAGATTTGCAAAGCTTTATTAATGAGAAATTAATCCCTTTAGGTTGTATTGCCCGAATGGAATCGCTAACAGTTTTGAAAACCATAAAACGTATTCACCAACCAAACCCATTTGTAGAGGAATAAGAAAATGTTAGAGCAACAAACCATCACAAATAATTTAGTAAATCCACTAATTAACGATTTTGCACAAATAATTAATTCAAAAGCTAACAAAGGCGAGTTAGCTAAAGAAAAAGCCAACGACTTTTTAGAGTTTTTATCAGAAGTTGAACAAAATTTCCTTCAACACTCAATAGTTACAAAAAATGATTATACAAATTGGTTTGAAAAAGGTGAGGTTACTTTAGAAGCATTACGTTATTTTACTATACAATTTTCTGTATTTTCCAATCAGTTTTTAATTGCTCAATTAAAGAAAATGATTAACGCCGAATCTTTAGCAGCAATGAGATCTGCAAAAGAAATTCTTGCTAATGAAATTGGGGTAGTATTTCGTAGCCAATCCCCTAAAAAACAAACAACACTCAATGAAGAAGAAAAAGAACAATTTGGAGATCCTGAACTAGTTAGCACATCTGGAAGCATTGATGGTGGAGTATTTCGCTTTACTGCTGGACATTTTGAATGGCTACTAAATTTTGCTTCTGCTTTAGGTTTAGCTTTTAATGACATAGGCAAACCTCGCCATGCAAATGAGACAACCAAGTTTTTCTGTGATGAACTCTGTCATATTTACGGTAGCGAAGATGCTAATATAGCTGCTGGAGCTAGTTTTGCAATTGAAAACTGGGCAGCAGCAGGTTTTTGGCAACAATTAGTAGATGGATTAGCAATTATTAAGCAAAATCAAATTCCTAAACTACCATTAGCGTTTTTTACCTGGCATAATCGCCTAGAGTCACAACACGCTGGGAACACATTTGCAGAGCTAGAAACAATTTTCTTTGAGCCAAATTTTGACAAGGAAAAATTTTTAACTGGTGGAATAGCAATGCTTAATGCTCTGGAAGTATTTTGGAATGGTTTATTTATAAATGAGTAAGCCTTACGCTTAGTAGCGTAAGTTGCTTGCTTACGCTACTAGCGTTTTCTAAACTATTTTTCTAATTTCTATAAATTAAAACTGTCTGCATAATCAGGAACTACTGTTTTCCAACCAAATTTATCAACAATTTTTTCTTTTAGTGCGTTGGCTGCTGTTTCTTCACCGTGTGTAACAAATATGGTTTTAGGCTTATGTTCAAAGCCTGAGAGCCAGCGCAGAGTTTCTTCATAGTCGGCATGTGCTGATAGGTTGGATATAGACATTATTTTTGCATTTACTGGAATCATTTCCCCATGAATTTTAACTTCTGGCTCACCTTGGAGTATCCGCCAACCCCTTGTCCCATAAGCTTGAAAGCCAACAAATAGAATTGTAGCATCTGGATTTGGTAAGCATTCTTTTAAGTGGTGCAAGATATGTCCACCTGTTGCCATACCTGAACCAGCAATTATTATATAGGGCGCAGATATTCCGGGTCGATCTTTTTCACGATAGCTACCAAAAGCAAAAGAATGAGTGACTAAAGGATTAACATGTTGAGTTATAAGTTCTTGCATTTCCTCATCATGGTCTTCTTTGCCTCGTAAGTATTTTTGTGTAGTTGACTGGGCCATAGGTGAATCTAACCTAACGGGTAAAATAGGAATGCGTTTTTCATCCTCTAATTCACGTAAGTAATAAAGTATTTCTTGAGTTCGCCCTACAGCAAAGGCTGGAATGATAACTGGCCCGCCTCGCTCAACAGCTTGATTAATTACTTCTGCAATTTGATCTTTTGCAGGTGTTTTGTCATGTAATCTATCACCATAGGTTGATTCCACAACTATATAATCAGCCTTAGCAACTGAGGTTGGATCATTTAGAACTGGAACATCATAGCGGCCCAAATCCCCACTAAAAAGCACTGTAGTTTCTCTATCATGTTCATTTATTGTGAAATACACAAAACTAGATCCAAGAATATGTCCAGCAGAAATTAGCCGAAAACTACACTTATCACTTAGCTTAATTGTTTCTTCATAATGAATTGGCTGAAAAAGTTGTAGTGCTGCCCTTGCATCTTTTTCTGTATAAAGTGGTTTAGCAGGATGATGCTTAGAAAAACCTTTTTTATTAGCATAACGCGCATCTTCTTCTTGTAGTCTAGCGGAATCAGGCAATAAGATTTTACAAAGGTCTGTTGTACCTCGGCTAGCATAAACTGGCCCACTATAGCCTAAACTAACTAATTTAGGTAAATAACCGCTATGATCTATATGAGCATGAGTCAAAATAACTGCTGATATATCACTAGGATCTATTGGAGGATTGTCCCAGTTACGTAGTCTAAGCTCTTTTAACCCTTGAAACAGCCCACAATCAATCATAATGTTTAAGCCGCCAACAGATAAAACATATTTAGAGCCGGTTACAGTTTTTGTTGCACCAAAAAATTTAAGTTTTGCCATAACGCTTTACCTTTCTTTGCTATTAAAAGCAAATTTTGCTTTTTATTTAGTGCAATAAACGTGCCAAGTGCTTTGGTGGGGAAATTTCCTCATATAGCTGGAATTTCTTCCTAGGTATCAGGTAATATTGCTGTCTAAAATTTCAACTTTTCGCGCCTTACTTATCAAACACCAAATTAATAATAACAATGTAAGTTTGTCTTGCCCTATTCAATTTTTGAAATATCTAAAAAACATTAATCTTAAGGAGTCGTTGCACTATGCGCATTAAATATGTACTTGTAGCCGTAATTTTTTTGGTCTCTTTATTATCTCTAGTAAACTTAAGTAATAAAGAAACACAATTTAGTTTTAATAAAAACAAATCTTCCATAACACCAACATTTCCAACTACATCTGTTATGGCTAATTCTGGCACAGAGCAAAATAATTCTTCAAAACCTAGCCTTAATGCTAACCAAGGCGAGGAAATTGGTTTTATTTATGAAGCATTTCTTAGACGTCAACAAGAACCCGGAGAAGAAGAAGACACGCCCTCCACAACTCCAAAACAATTTAAGTCTACTGCCCCTTCAGTGCCTAGAAATCAAAGGAAATCACGCGGACATGCAATTTTAAGATTTACTAAAGACCTTAGCAAAGTTTATGTAGATGTAAAAGTTGAAGGGGTAAAGGTTGAAGATGTCACAATGTTTCATATTCACTGCGGAAAACCCGATATGTTAGGGCCAATTTTAGTTGATTTTGCTCTTTCTGGAGACATTCAAAACAATCTTTCTGATGGAATTCTTTCTGTAGAACTTGTAAATGAGGATATAGAAAAAGTTGTTACATCCAAACATAAACATAGCATAGTAGCAGCTTTTACTTTGGGATGTCCTATAGTTCCAGGCACCTCAGACAAAGTAAAAACTATCGCCGGTATGGAGCATATTGCCCGACGTAGTGAGCTTTATTTTAATTTACATACAAAAGGCCAAACATATTTTGGAGATATGAGAGGCCAAATTCATCCAGTAAAAAACTAATCTATAAGCTAAATTTATATCTGCAAAGGAGTTTACTTAATAGTAAACTCCTTTTTACTTTTATTAATTATTATTTGAAAGCTAAAAAGCTAGTGTTTGCAATATGTTACAAACACTAGTCTTTAATTATAAAATTTCTCTATTTTTAGATATTGATACTTTGGGGGATTCTTGAAGGGAGCAAATATTCATAAGGTGAGCGTGTTTTGTTTCGTTCGTTAATTTCTGATTCAATCTTGGATAAATCTTGTTGAAACTCTGCTAAATATTTTTGAATGGTAGGATCTTGGAAATAATTGTCTCCATAATCACCAAGTGTTGTATAGTAAACTGTGCCTAGAGTATAGACTAACTCTAATTGTGACTGTGCTTTATCTAATGAAGGTAACAAGTTTACGTAATCTGTTTGGCTAGCTCCTTTTTGGCTAGCAGGTGTGTAAGCGGCCAAGGGCATAGCAGGCGTAAAAGTCATAAGATCGCCTTGAGGAAAATTTACTGCTGCATGTTGTGCGCTAGCTGTAAAACAAACTAATGTGGCTAAATCAATCAATTCAGTAAGTTTAGTTATGCTGTTATTTGTACCTATATTATTCATTCGACCACCATCATGCGCTACTAGTTCAGCAACCCAAAGTTTTAATTCTTTATCATTTTTTACTTCATCATCAGATTTATAATAATAGCCCAGATAATTGGACATCCAGTTTTTAATAGCATTCCATAAAAGCAAAGCGTCATCTCGATAAGGATAATTTGGCAATATTGTCTGATCATCAACACCTCGTTTTGCTAATGTTTGAGGTAAAGTTACAGTGTTAGCATTTAACAAGTAACTTTGCGCTCCTTTTATAGCAAATACTCGTGATTGATCAATTGAACTAGATAACAATTTATCTACCCCTCCACCTGACGCAATCAATGAGCCTTGTGCCGCATTATTAATTGCTACTGTGCCTTCAAAATGAGGTGTTAATAAAATACTTAATGGATGTTTAACTGATAATTGATTATGAGTAGCTATAACAAATGGCTCTACAAATAAATGTGTGCGTCCTAAATGGCTAACTGCCTCATGAAAGTTACCATCAGCAACTTGGACAATGGTTTTAGCAATCAACCAATCATAACCATCTTGAGGAGTAAAAATTAGTATTTCACTAGTGTAATATGACCTATATTGTATTGCTAGAGGCATTAAAGCTTTTGTAGTCAAAGTTACAGCAAATAAAGCTAATGGGGCATGATTAAATTTTGATCATTTGGAAAACTTCCATTAAGCGCACCTTCAAAAATGCTGTAATCTGCTAAATAAAGTCGTCCTTCTGCTAAAGCTTTTTCTAAGCTGTCGTCTGCTCCCATTACTTGCTTGTATTGTTCTTCAGTAATTTGCAGGCGTTTATCTAACACCTGTAACCGTTCAATCATTACGGGATTAGGCCCGGCTAATCGCATATTTGCAAATTCTGCATCTGTTTCAAAATTTTGGCTAATTTCTGGTAAAGGAATAAATTGGAATAGTTTTTCATAATCCTTCAGACTAGTAGCTTTACCTGATAGCGTCCCCAATTTTATGATTATCCCCATAAGATCATTTAGAGTTTCTTTTGTAATAGAGGTAGCAAAACTTGCTATTACACCCTTTAAAAAACTTTCTAATTTAGTTGGAGATATAGGAAAACCTTGTTTTTTTAGTTCTTGTTCAATAGCTTTTAATAAAGCTTCTTTTGCATCTTTGTTAAGTTCTTGCGAAGTTTCCTTTAATGTAGCTAGTAATTTTTCTACATATCTTGGCACTCCTTTTTCTTCTTCAATACCTATCATAATAGAATTTATCAAAATATTTAGGACTGACTTTGCAACCTTTAAAATCCAGCCTGGACGAGCAGAAAAATCTTCTGTCTTAGGTAAACTATCTAGCATAGCAAGTGGAGGTAAATAAGTGTAATTATATTGGTATTTATCAGTATTTGTTGACATATGATTCCTTTCTGATTAACTATAAAATTTCCCTAGGTAAAGCAAATATACTATAACTAAAATAATTATGGTATTTAATTAAAGCTAGATAGCTTTAAGGTTATTTTAAGTAAAAAACTTCACCGTAATTATTTTTGTGTTTTAATAGGTAAGGCGTATAAGAAGAAAAAATCAGCCAGAGTTTTTGCTAAAAACTTCCAGATTTTGCACTAGTAAGAGTTATTTATTGACCCAAAATAATGTAAATTAAACAAATTAACTAAATTTTCTTAAAAGAACCATTAATAATTTCTTACTGTAGGGAGTAAATTAATTTTTATGGAAAAAGTTTTGTCTAAATTAGAAGAAACACGTGAAAAGGTGTTATCTTTGGTTAATCCAATGACAGAAGAAAAGTTTTCTAATCGGCTTGTACCTGAAATGTGGAGTATAGCTGAAAACATCCATCATTTAACTATTGTTGAAAACAACTATATAGCTTCTATGCAAAAGGCTTTAGAAAATCCTGTGCCTCCAATGAGTGCTTTAAGGCGACTCTTTCAAGTGCCTGGTTGGATGGCAGAAGTTCGTTTAATTAAAGTAAAAGCTCCTAGAATTGCCCAACCTCTTAATCCTCCAGCAAAAAAGGAAACTTTAGATAACTTTAATAAAACTCGTGATTTACTAAAAAAAATATGCAAAGAAGCTGGCTATGATGGTATGTTGAAATTAACTCTTAAACACCCATTTTTTGGAGATATGGACGGAGTAAATACTGTTGTTTTTTTAGGAGCGCATGAAGTTCGCCATCATAAACAAATTTTAGAAACTCTTGATAAAGTTAAGTAGGATAGCTAGTTATCCTACTTAAACTATTCATCAGTTGTAGCGGCTAGATGTTCTAACTCTGTAACTACTCGGTCAAGTTCATCAACAATTACCCCACCGCCAGTTTCTTGAAAAGCTTTTACCATTTCGCGGTAATACCAAAGCGTACCTTCACGCCCACCGCGAAAGCGTTGCCAAACTTTATGACCATGTTGGCGAAAATCTATTAAAACCGACCTTGCATTATGAAGTTTATCAGCCATAGATACCCTACGTACTTCTATAGGTGCAGTAAGAATATGTGCAATATAACGCTCTTTTCTTTCTCTCCAAGGTGGTTTTGGAAATGTGTCTGTATCAGTACAACCAATAACTATTTCTGTGACTCGCTCACCAAAACGCTTTCTTATTTCTTCTTGTGTAGGCAGTCCGCCTTGATCCTCAACTGCATCATGAAGTAAGGCTGCAATTGCCTCATCTTCATTTCCACCTTGCTCTAATACAAGTGCTGCAACCGTAAGTAAATGAGCAACATAAGGAACATTTGTTCCCTTACGTTTTTGTTTTGAGTGTAATTGAGTAGCATAAACTAAAGCTTGTTCAAATCTTTCAGTTAATTGATTTTCGTTATCAGACATAAGTTACCACAAATTTAATTAGTTTAAGAAAAAAGCTAAATTATTAATTGAAGTTAGGCAAAGAATATCATATAACCTTGTCGGCTAAGATAAAAATTTAGTAAAACAGCAAAGAATTTATAAAGTCATTATAAATATGTAAAAACTCATTAGTTTAGGAGTAATAAGATGTCTCTAAATGCTTACTTAGAACTATCTGAAGGTGTTGCACATAAATTCTACGAAGTGGTAGTAAATGGCGTAGAAGTATCTATTCGTTATGGTCGTATAGGCGATCAAGGTCAAAAACAAGTAACCACTTATCCTACAGTAGAAAAAGCCTTAGCAGAAGCAAACAAAAAAATTAATGAAAAGTTAAAAAACGATATGAACGATTCCTTCAAGGTGTAAGGAAAAAACGTGCTGTAACAAGCCGTTCAGCAATGATGCAGCAATATTCTGCTCCAACAACTACTAGCACTAGATCAACTACTTCAACTACCAATCGAGCAAATACTAAACCTTCTGCTAAAGTTCCTGTAAAACAATTACCAATACTATGGAAGTTTGATAGTGGAGCTAGTGCTTTAGGTATTTTTATAGATGAATCGTTATGCTGGGTAGGAAATGAGCAAGGAAATATTATTGCTTTAGACCATTCTTTAGAAGTTCGAGCAAGATTTAAGCTGCCTGATGGAGTTAAAAGCATAGTTGCTGATGATGATTGGCTTTATGCTGGTTGTGATGACGGAAATGTCTATGATTTAAGTGGAAATTCTCCCCGTTTAGCTTATGAAATAGCTGAAAATATTGATATTTACTGGATTGATATTAAAGACGGCATATTAGCAGTATCAGACTCAGAAGGTCGTATCACCATTATTAATCATGAAGATGAATCACAATGGTCAAAGAAAAGCCGAGGTGATAAGGCTTGGATGGTACGATGTGATGAAATAGGTGTTTATCATGGTCATTCTAAAGGAGTAACAATGTATGATTGGGAAGATGGCCGAGAAATTTGGTCACAACCAACAGATGGTTGGATAGGGTTTGGCTGGCAAGAAGAATCTACAGTTTATGCTGCAACTTCTAATGCTAAAGTTTATAGTTTTACCAAAAAAGGAGAGTTAGAAACTATTTATAAATGTGATAACTTTTTATGCTCTTGTGCTACAGCAGAAAATGGTAAGTATGTTTTTGCTGGTGATTCTCAAGGCAATATTTATTGTTTTAACCAAAAAGGGGATCGTCTTTGGAAACTTAACTCAGGTTGTGGAGCAGCACAATCTATGCAATTTTTCCAGGATAAACTTTATATTGTTACTAATTATAATTTTTTAGCCTGTATTGATGTAAGCGAAGCAGCTATTAATTTAGCTCAAACGGGTGTAGTTCCTGAAGCTAAAGCACCAAATCTAACAACTACAACCGTTATTGAAACAACTATTACTACTAGATTAGAAACAACTAGTGATACAACTAAAGGAATTTTAGTTGAGTGCTTTAAGGAAGCTAGCAATTTACGTGTGCGTGTTATCTCACCAGGCTATAATCAAGACTGGAATTGTCAATTTCCTAAAGACATTAGAGAAGAAAACGCTAAGTACTTAGTTGATGAAGTGCGCGAGTCTGCAAGAGGCGGGTTTTATCGCGTATTAGGCAACATTAAGAAAATCTCTAGCTAAAATGGCTAGCGTAATTAATTAGTTAAATATTACTATTATGTAGTATCTAATTAAAATTCTTATAGGGTTAAGTAGTAGATCAACTACTTAACCCTATACTAACATTAACTCATAACATTTTTAAGATTAATTTATATATATTTTATAAAATACTTTATTATTATTTAGTTTATATTAAGGAAATACTAATGTTCACTAAAAAATTATTATTTAGCCTCACATTATTATTATTTAGTTTCTCACTTTCCTTTGGTCAATCAACTAGTGGAACAATTACTGGCCGGATTACCGACGAACAAGGAGCAGCACTTTTAGGAGCAAATGTAACAGTTTATAGCCCTGATCTTGAGTTAACACGTCAAATTACTACAGACAATCAAGGTTACTATCGTATTACTGGCCTGCCTTTTGGACGTTATCAAGTAAAAGCGGAACAAACTGGCTTTATGACAGAATTAAAAATTAATATTGCTGTTAGCGTAGCCCAAGAGAGCATTGTAGACCTTAGTTTACCTATTGGAGAAGTCACAGAAATATTGACTATTCAATCTGATACTTCTGTAATTGAGCGTAATAATTCAACCTTAAGTGGTTTAGTAAATGAAAAAACTATTCGTAGTCTTCCGCTAAATGGTAGAGATATAAGCCAACTGGTACTACTCCAACCAGGTGTTGTGGCTAGTCGTTCTAGTGTAACATCGGCTAATAACGGACGTGGGACACAATTTTCTGTTTCAGGTTCACGGCCAAATCAAAATTTATTTGTTTTAGACGGCACAACAATTAATGACGCGCTAAACACTACTCCAGGAAATGCTCAAGGGCTACTTTTAGGAGTAGAAACCATCAAAGAATTTCGTGTATTAACAAACACTTATGGGGCTGAATATGGCCGTTCTAGTGGTGGGGTGTTTGTTGCTGCAACTAAATCTGGAAGCAACCAATTTCACGGCTCAATATTTAATTTTTTACGTAATGACACGCTAGATGCACGCAATTTTTTTGATAAAGAAAAACCTGAGTTTCGCCGTAATCAATTTGGGGCTACTGTAGGCGGAGCAATTATTAAAAATAGGACATTTTTCTTTGGTAGTTATGAAGGTCTACGTGAATTTAAGGGCATTAGCCGTGTTTCAATTGTTCCTGATGATCAAGCGCGTTTGGGTGTTTTACCTGGTCAGTCAGTAATTAAGGTTGATAGCCGTAGCCAACCGCTAATTAATCTTTTTCCTAGAGCAAATGGAAACAACCTTGGTGATGGCACAGCAGAATTTACTGGGACAACAAACCGAGTTGCTCGAAATGATTTTTTTACTATTCGTTTTGACCATAATTTATCAAAAAGCGATGTTTTTGACTGCACGCTATTTATTTGACGACTCTGATCAGGTTTTACCAAGAAATTTCCCAGAATTTTTTAATCAAGCTGTAAATCGTAAACAAACCTTTACCATTTCTGAACGAAAGATTTTTTCACCAAATATAGTAAATGAACTACGTTTTGGCTTTAACCGTGCTACTCCAGCCGAGTTAGTACCACAAACTAATTCCTCTGTCCAATTAATTGCAGGCCGACAACTAGGAGAAATAACAGTTTCAGGCTTAACTGAAGTAGGAACGGATCGAACTAATCCAAAGCTATTTTTCCTTAATGATTTTCAGCTTTCCA
The window above is part of the Blastocatellia bacterium genome. Proteins encoded here:
- a CDS encoding DinB family protein, encoding MEKVLSKLEETREKVLSLVNPMTEEKFSNRLVPEMWSIAENIHHLTIVENNYIASMQKALENPVPPMSALRRLFQVPGWMAEVRLIKVKAPRIAQPLNPPAKKETLDNFNKTRDLLKKICKEAGYDGMLKLTLKHPFFGDMDGVNTVVFLGAHEVRHHKQILETLDKVK
- a CDS encoding HD domain-containing protein, producing MSDNENQLTERFEQALVYATQLHSKQKRKGTNVPYVAHLLTVAALVLEQGGNEDEAIAALLHDAVEDQGGLPTQEEIRKRFGERVTEIVIGCTDTDTFPKPPWRERKERYIAHILTAPIEVRRVSMADKLHNARSVLIDFRQHGHKVWQRFRGGREGTLWYYREMVKAFQETGGGVIVDELDRVVTELEHLAATTDE
- a CDS encoding TonB-dependent receptor; protein product: MFTKKLLFSLTLLLFSFSLSFGQSTSGTITGRITDEQGAALLGANVTVYSPDLELTRQITTDNQGYYRITGLPFGRYQVKAEQTGFMTELKINIAVSVAQESIVDLSLPIGEVTEILTIQSDTSVIERNNSTLSGLVNEKTIRSLPLNGRDISQLVLLQPGVVASRSSVTSANNGRGTQFSVSGSRPNQNLFVLDGTTINDALNTTPGNAQGLLLGVETIKEFRVLTNTYGAEYGRSSGGVFVAATKSGSNQFHGSIFNFLRNDTLDARNFFDKEKPEFRRNQFGATVGGAIIKNRTFFFGSYEGLREFKGISRVSIVPDDQARLGVLPGQSVIKVDSRSQPLINLFPRANGNNLGDGTAEFTGTTNRVARNDFFTIRFDHNLSKSDVFDCTLFI